A genomic region of Methanothermobacter sp. CaT2 contains the following coding sequences:
- a CDS encoding toprim domain-containing protein, with protein MDNKGPVDVRIIVEGASDVESVSRALQRVSLGAKYHITISSIVPTTSLEIALRAVEGADIVLIATDVDQTGRELADKFREALRGHVGHIERMKLPYGHDVEYLDPDLIREEIENAIIRAGLQTLTGIRSLSDMKERLEECREKLDETVAENTALRDENTRLQGEVEAGNERIESLRGELSQLEEKFRLLEGEYSKLETRFSELEDKELLETFSITDLWRETFGEEPDDLERIYFVTDHIKPEGIILGQGSIAAPSREDAVEWLRIIKSALVFTEKDEESS; from the coding sequence ATGGATAATAAAGGCCCTGTTGATGTGCGGATAATTGTTGAGGGAGCCTCCGATGTTGAAAGCGTCTCGAGGGCGCTTCAGAGGGTGTCCCTCGGCGCCAAATACCACATAACCATATCATCCATAGTCCCAACAACAAGCCTTGAGATCGCCCTCAGGGCCGTTGAGGGTGCTGACATTGTCCTGATCGCAACGGATGTTGACCAGACAGGCAGGGAACTTGCAGATAAGTTCAGGGAAGCACTCAGGGGTCATGTTGGGCACATTGAACGGATGAAACTCCCCTACGGTCATGACGTGGAATACCTTGACCCGGACCTCATAAGGGAGGAAATAGAAAACGCCATCATAAGGGCCGGACTCCAGACACTCACAGGCATAAGGAGCCTCAGTGACATGAAGGAGAGGCTTGAAGAGTGCCGGGAGAAGCTGGATGAGACAGTTGCCGAAAACACTGCACTGAGGGATGAGAATACCCGGCTGCAGGGTGAAGTTGAGGCAGGTAATGAAAGGATAGAATCCCTCAGGGGGGAGCTGAGTCAGCTTGAGGAGAAATTCCGCCTCCTGGAGGGAGAGTACTCCAAACTCGAAACTCGTTTTTCTGAACTTGAAGATAAGGAACTTCTTGAGACCTTCTCAATCACGGACCTCTGGAGGGAAACCTTTGGAGAGGAACCCGATGACCTTGAGAGGATTTATTTTGTAACCGATCACATTAAACCCGAGGGTATAATCCTTGGACAGGGCTCAATAGCGGCGCCTTCACGGGAAGATGCGGTGGAGTGGCTCCGGATAATAAAATCGGCCCTGGTATTCACCGAAAAAGATGAAGAATCGTCCTAA
- a CDS encoding 50S ribosomal protein L37e — translation MKGTPSFGKRNKNLHIRCRRCGKNSYHVRKKVCAACGFGRSRRIRRYSWQNKKITGQRLK, via the coding sequence ATGAAAGGTACTCCATCATTTGGTAAGCGTAACAAGAATCTCCATATAAGATGCAGGAGATGCGGTAAAAACTCGTATCATGTACGTAAAAAGGTCTGCGCTGCATGCGGTTTCGGCAGATCCCGCAGAATAAGGCGCTACAGCTGGCAGAACAAAAAAATTACAGGCCAAAGGTTGAAATAA
- a CDS encoding LSm family protein — translation MSSQRVNVQRPLDALGNSLNSPVIIKLKGDREFRGVLKSFDLHMNLVLNDAEELEDGEVTRRLGTVLIRGDNIVYISP, via the coding sequence GTGAGTTCACAGAGAGTTAACGTACAGAGACCACTCGATGCCCTTGGCAATTCACTGAATTCCCCTGTGATCATAAAACTCAAGGGTGACAGGGAGTTCAGGGGAGTTCTAAAGAGCTTCGATCTCCACATGAACCTCGTGCTGAATGATGCAGAGGAGCTGGAGGATGGAGAGGTCACAAGAAGACTTGGAACCGTCCTTATACGTGGAGATAACATAGTGTACATATCCCCGTAG